The following coding sequences lie in one Meles meles chromosome X, mMelMel3.1 paternal haplotype, whole genome shotgun sequence genomic window:
- the LOC123935068 gene encoding high mobility group protein B1-like: MGKGDPKKPRGKMSSYAFFVQTCREEHKKQHPEASVSFSEFSKKCSERWRTMSAKEKGKSEDMAKADKTRYEREMKTYIPPKGEIKKKFKDPNAPKRPPSAFFLFCSEYRPKIKGEHPGLSIGDVAEKLGEMWNNTAADDKQPYEKKAAKLKEKYEKDIAAYRAKGKPDAAKKGVVKAEKSKKKKEEEEDEEEEEEEEEEEDEEDEDEEEEDASWF; encoded by the coding sequence ATGGGCAAAGGAGATCCTAAGAAGCCGAGAGGCAAAATGTCATCATATGCATTCTTTGTGCAAACGTGCCGAGAGGAGCACAAGAAGCAGCACCCAGAGGCTTCAGTCAGCTTCTCTGAGTTTTCAAAGAAGTGCTCAGAAAGGTGGAGGACCATGTCtgctaaagagaaaggaaaatctgaAGACATGGCAAAGGCTGACAAGACCCGttatgaaagagaaatgaaaacttatattccccctaaaggggaaataaaaaagaagttcaaGGATCCCAATGCACCCAAGAGGCCTCCTTCggcctttttcttgttttgttctgaGTATCGCCCAAAAATCAAAGGAGAACATCCAGGCCTATCCATTGGTGATGTTGCAGAGAAACTGGGAGAAATGTGGAATAACACTGCTGCAGATGACAAGCAGCCTTATGAAAAGAAGGCTGCTAAGctgaaggaaaaatatgaaaaggataTTGCTGCATACCGAGCTAAAGGAAAGCCTGATGCGGCAAAAAAGGGAGTTGTCAAGGctgaaaagagcaagaaaaagaaggaagaggaggaggatgaggaagaggaggaggaggaggaggaggaggaagatgaagaggatgaagatgaagaagaagaagatgctAGTTGGTTCTAG